One genomic segment of Vibrio quintilis includes these proteins:
- the dxs gene encoding 1-deoxy-D-xylulose-5-phosphate synthase — protein sequence MTLDISKYPTLALANTPDELRQLPKDMLPKLCEELRTYLLTSVSQSSGHLASGLGTVELTVALHYVYNTPFDQLIWDVGHQAYPHKILTGRRDQMSSIRQKDGLHPFPWREESEYDTLSVGHSSTSISAGLGMAISAERENQSRKVVSVIGDGAITAGMAFEAMNHAGDLHPDMLVVLNDNEMSISENVGALNNHLAQLLSGHLYTSIREGGKKVLSGIPPIQRLAKKTEEHLKGMVVPGTLFEELGFNYIGPVDGHDVVELVKTLKNMRELKGPQFLHIMTKKGKGYEPAEKDPIGYHGVPKFNPDETSLPKVSSPEPTFSKVFGDFLCDMAAEDPKLMAITPAMREGSGMVRFSKEYPEQYFDVAIAEQHAVTLATGMAIGGQHPIVAIYSTFLQRGYDQLIHDVAIMDLPVMFAIDRAGLVGADGQTHQGAFDLSFLRCIPNMTIMAPSDENECRQMLYTGHLHQGPAAIRYPRGKGCGAEIQAEFTALEIGRGRQVRSGDKVAILSFGTLLPNVLKAAETLNATVADMRFVKPLDEDLIRNLAATHDVLVTVEENVIAGGAGAGVIEFLMQEKCILPVLNLGLPDQFVAQGTQEELHAELGLDAAGIVDSVTAYLNK from the coding sequence ATGACTCTTGATATTTCAAAATATCCGACACTGGCATTAGCAAATACTCCGGATGAGCTGCGACAGCTCCCGAAAGATATGCTGCCGAAGCTATGTGAAGAACTCAGAACTTACCTGCTCACTTCTGTCAGCCAGTCGAGCGGGCATCTGGCCTCCGGTCTGGGCACGGTTGAACTCACCGTCGCCCTGCATTACGTTTATAACACGCCATTTGATCAACTGATCTGGGATGTCGGCCATCAGGCGTATCCGCATAAAATTCTGACCGGACGGCGGGATCAAATGTCCAGCATCCGGCAGAAAGACGGGCTTCATCCCTTCCCGTGGCGTGAAGAAAGTGAGTATGACACCTTGTCTGTCGGGCATTCTTCCACATCAATCAGCGCAGGTTTAGGGATGGCCATCAGTGCTGAGCGGGAAAATCAATCCAGAAAAGTGGTCAGCGTGATCGGTGATGGAGCGATTACTGCGGGTATGGCGTTTGAAGCGATGAACCATGCCGGCGATCTGCATCCTGATATGCTGGTGGTACTCAACGATAACGAAATGTCGATTTCGGAAAATGTCGGCGCGCTGAATAATCACTTAGCTCAGCTGCTTTCCGGCCATTTATACACTTCTATCCGTGAAGGCGGTAAAAAAGTGCTTTCCGGTATCCCGCCGATTCAGCGGCTGGCGAAAAAAACCGAAGAACACCTCAAAGGCATGGTGGTTCCCGGCACACTGTTTGAAGAACTTGGCTTTAACTATATTGGTCCGGTTGATGGTCACGATGTAGTGGAACTGGTCAAAACCCTGAAAAACATGCGGGAACTGAAAGGGCCGCAATTTCTGCACATCATGACCAAAAAAGGTAAAGGTTACGAACCGGCTGAAAAAGATCCGATTGGTTATCATGGCGTGCCAAAATTCAACCCGGATGAAACATCGCTGCCTAAAGTCAGTTCACCGGAGCCGACTTTCTCGAAAGTCTTTGGTGATTTCCTGTGTGACATGGCTGCAGAAGATCCAAAACTGATGGCGATCACCCCGGCCATGCGCGAAGGCTCCGGGATGGTCCGCTTTTCCAAAGAGTATCCGGAACAATACTTTGATGTAGCGATCGCGGAACAACACGCAGTCACACTGGCAACCGGTATGGCGATTGGCGGACAACATCCGATCGTTGCCATTTATTCAACCTTCTTACAACGCGGCTATGATCAGCTGATTCATGATGTGGCAATTATGGACTTACCGGTGATGTTCGCGATTGACCGGGCCGGATTAGTCGGTGCAGACGGTCAGACCCATCAGGGCGCTTTTGATTTAAGCTTTCTGCGCTGTATTCCGAACATGACGATTATGGCACCAAGTGATGAGAATGAATGTCGCCAGATGCTGTATACCGGCCATCTTCATCAGGGGCCAGCCGCCATCCGTTATCCGCGCGGTAAAGGCTGCGGCGCAGAGATTCAGGCTGAGTTCACCGCGCTGGAGATCGGCCGGGGACGGCAGGTTCGCAGCGGTGACAAGGTGGCAATTCTCAGCTTCGGTACACTACTGCCCAACGTACTGAAAGCGGCTGAAACACTCAATGCCACTGTTGCCGATATGCGCTTTGTGAAACCACTGGATGAAGATTTGATTCGCAATCTGGCTGCAACGCATGATGTGCTGGTCACTGTCGAAGAGAATGTCATCGCCGGTGGTGCCGGTGCGGGTGTCATCGAGTTCCTGATGCAGGAAAAATGTATTCTGCCGGTCCTCAATCTTGGCCTGCCGGATCAGTTTGTCGCTCAGGGAACGCAGGAAGAACTCCATGCAGAACTGGGGCTGGACGCCGCCGGGATTGTCGATTCAGTCACCGCTTATCTGAACAAATAG
- the ispA gene encoding (2E,6E)-farnesyl diphosphate synthase, which translates to MIDTLNTYQKRNNQQLNQWLERLPHQNQSLIQAMRYGLLLGGKRARPFLVYATGEMLGSATAHLDTPACAIECIHAYSLIHDDLPAMDNDSLRRGHPTCHVKFDEATAILTGDALQTLAFSILSEGDLSPDAEPNRIHMIQMLAQASGASGMCIGQALDLSAENRAVGLDELETIHRHKTGALITCAVQLGALAAGPAGHEILPMLKQYASAVGLAFQVQDDILDIISDTQTLGKPQGSDDKLNKSTYPALLGLDGAQQKAFALFDEAIQALAEIPYNTDLLEKFARYVIERKN; encoded by the coding sequence ATGATAGACACCTTAAACACATACCAGAAACGAAACAATCAGCAGTTAAACCAGTGGCTCGAACGCTTACCGCACCAGAATCAATCGCTGATTCAGGCAATGCGGTACGGGCTGTTGCTTGGTGGTAAACGGGCCAGACCGTTTCTTGTCTACGCAACAGGTGAAATGCTTGGCAGCGCTACGGCACATCTCGATACGCCGGCTTGCGCGATTGAATGTATTCATGCTTATTCTCTGATTCATGATGATTTACCGGCAATGGACAACGACAGCCTGCGGCGCGGTCATCCAACCTGCCATGTAAAGTTTGATGAAGCCACTGCCATTTTAACCGGAGATGCACTTCAAACCCTGGCATTCTCCATTTTATCAGAGGGTGATTTGTCTCCGGATGCAGAACCGAACCGAATCCACATGATTCAGATGCTGGCTCAGGCATCCGGCGCGTCTGGTATGTGCATCGGACAGGCACTGGATCTCAGCGCTGAAAACAGGGCTGTGGGTCTGGATGAACTCGAAACGATTCACCGGCACAAAACAGGCGCTCTGATCACTTGCGCAGTACAGCTTGGTGCACTTGCAGCCGGGCCGGCCGGTCATGAAATACTGCCGATGCTGAAACAATACGCCAGTGCCGTCGGCCTGGCATTCCAGGTGCAGGATGACATTCTGGATATCATCAGTGATACACAAACTCTTGGAAAACCACAAGGCTCTGATGATAAACTTAACAAAAGCACATACCCTGCTCTGCTGGGACTGGACGGCGCACAACAAAAAGCTTTTGCATTATTTGATGAAGCCATTCAGGCTTTAGCAGAGATACCTTACAACACAGATTTATTAGAAAAATTCGCCCGATATGTCATCGAGCGCAAAAATTAA
- the xseB gene encoding exodeoxyribonuclease VII small subunit, which produces MANKKPENMSYEATIEELQTLVSQLEGGDLPLEDALKTFERGIALTRAGQAKLSEAEQRVKILLNDSDTAPLDDFSGSGDNADS; this is translated from the coding sequence ATGGCTAATAAGAAACCTGAAAATATGTCCTACGAAGCCACCATCGAAGAGCTGCAAACACTCGTCAGCCAGCTTGAAGGCGGTGATTTACCACTGGAAGATGCTTTGAAAACATTTGAAAGAGGCATTGCACTGACCCGGGCAGGACAGGCAAAACTTTCTGAAGCAGAACAACGTGTTAAAATATTACTTAATGACAGTGATACCGCCCCGTTAGATGACTTTTCCGGCTCAGGCGATAACGCCGACAGCTAA